In Carassius gibelio isolate Cgi1373 ecotype wild population from Czech Republic chromosome B17, carGib1.2-hapl.c, whole genome shotgun sequence, a single window of DNA contains:
- the LOC127976343 gene encoding zona pellucida sperm-binding protein 4-like, translating to MAGSWCLVQILLVCAFCHAVPQWSKSLQKAQPLMVQQTNQQFQPQKPVQQLTNQQFPLQKPVQQLTNQQFQLQKPVQQLTNQQFPLQKPVHQLTNQQFPLQKPVQQLTNQQFPLQKPVQQLTNQQFQLQKPVQQLTNQQFQLQKSVQQLTNQQFPLQKPVQQLTNQQFQPQKPVQQLTNQQFPLQKPVQQLTNQQFPLQKPVQQLTNQQFQPQKPVQQLTNQQFPLQKPVQQLTNQQFQLQKPVQQLTNQQFPLQKPVQQLTNQQFPLQKPVQQLTNQQFPLQKPVQQLSKPQIMKPVKQQFPKPVLQAEPFDKCVVADFEQIQCGPPGISGAECEAINCCFNGQQCFYGRAVTVQCIRDGQFVVVVSRDVILPRLSLDSVHLLGGNDPPCAPVGSTPSFIIYQFPVTACGTSVMEDGGYVVYENRMTSSYEVEIGPYGSITRDSHFEFLFQCRYSGTSVEALVVEVNSVPPPPPVAAPGPLRVELRLANGQCVTKGCAEGDEAYTSYYSDADYPITKVLREPVYVEVHIMERTDPNIVLMLGHCWTTSTPNPLSLPQWDLLIDGCPYRDDRYLTTLVPVTGSSGLQFPTHYKRFIVKMFTFVDPASLAALQETIFIHCSTEVCHPSSGSCEQSCTRKRRDSRIKAVSGEQTVVSSGEVTLVM from the exons ATGGCTGGAAGTTGGTGTTTGGTTCAGATTTTGTTGGTTTGTGCTTTTTGTCATGCTGTTCCACAGTGGAGTAAATCGCTTCAGAAGGCTCAACCTCTGATGGTCCAGCAAACTAACCAGCAGTTCCAGccccagaagccagttcaacagctaactaaccagcagtttccgcttcagaagccagttcaacagctaactaaccagcagtttcagcttcagaagccagttcaacagctaactaaccagcagtttccgctccagaagccagttcatcagctaactaaccagcagtttcctcttcagaagccagttcaacagctaactaaccagcagtttcctcttcagaagccagttcaacagctaactaaccagcagtttcagcttcagaagccagttcaacagctaactaaccagcagtttcagcTTCAGAAGTcggttcaacagctaactaaccagcagtttcctcttcagaagccagttcaacagctaactaaccagcagttccagccccagaagccagttcaacagctaactaaccagcagtttccgcttcagaagccagttcaacagctaactaaccagcagtttccgcttcagaagccagttcaacagctaactaaccagcagttccagccccagaagccagttcaacagctaactaaccagcagtttccgcttcagaagccagttcaacagctaactaaccagcagtttcagcttcagaagccagttcaacagttaactaaccagcagtttcctcttcagaagccagttcaacagctaactaaccagcagtttcctcttcagaagccagttcaacagctaactaaccagcagtttccgcttcagaaaccagttcaacaaCTATCTAAGCCGCAGATTATGAAGCCAGTTAAACAACAGTTTCCGAAGCCAGTATTGCAGGCAGAGCCCTTTGATAAATGTGTTGTAGCTGACTTTGAGCAGATCCAATGTGGTCCacctgggatcagtggtgctgagtgtgaggctatcaactgctgctttaacggacagcagtgtttctatgggAGGGCGG TGACtgtccagtgtattagagatggtcagtttgtggtagtggtgtctaGAGATGTTATtctgcctcgactgagtctggattcggttcatctactgggtggaaatgacccaccttgtgctcctgtggggtcCACACCTTCCTTCATtatataccagttccctgtgaccgcatgtggcacgagcgtgatg gaggatggaggatatgtggtgtatgaaaaccgaatgacctcATCGTATGAAGTGGAGATTGGACCGTATGGTTccatcacaagggacagtcattttga gtttctcttccagtgtagatactcaggaacttctgtggaagctttggttgtggaggtcaactctgttcctccacctccaccagtagctgctcctggacctctcagggtggagctcagactggccaatggccaatgtgtcaccaaaggctgtgctgaag gggatgaggcctacacgtcctactacagtgatgctgattatcccatcacaaaagtcctgcgggagcctgtgtatgttgaggtgcacattatggagaggactGACCCTAACATTGTCCTAATGCTGGGACATTGTTGGACTACTTCAACCCCCAAtccactcagtctcccccagtgggaccttctgatTGATGG ATGCCCTTACCGGGATGATCgctatctgaccacactggttccagtgaccggatcgtctggtcttcagttcccaacccactacaagcgcttcattgtgaagatgttcacatttgttGATCCAGCAtcactggctgctctgcaggaaacc atattcatccactgcagtacagaggtgtgccatccatcatctggctcttgtgagcaaagctgcaccagAAAAC GGAGAGACTCCCGTATCAAGGCGgtctctggggagcagactgtggtttctagtggagaagttactctggtcatgtaa